The Herminiimonas arsenitoxidans genome window below encodes:
- a CDS encoding HesA/MoeB/ThiF family protein — protein sequence MNDHQLLRYSRHILLDEVDIEGQEKLLAAHALIIGAGGLGSPAAFYLASAGIGTITLVDDDTVDLTNLQRQILHTTERVGRPKADSGKQTLEDINPSINIVALKERVSGERLNELVRNASVVLDCSDNFATRHAINRACVANRVPLVSGAAIKFDGQISVFDPRSGNAPCYACLFPEDQEFEEVNCGTMGVFAPLVGIIGSMQAAEALKLVAGIGESLARRLLLLDARTMEWSSIKIARNANCSVCGQAH from the coding sequence ATGAACGACCACCAACTACTGCGCTACTCACGCCACATCCTGCTCGATGAAGTCGATATCGAGGGCCAGGAAAAACTGTTGGCAGCGCATGCATTGATCATAGGCGCAGGTGGTCTCGGCTCACCTGCGGCGTTTTATCTCGCGTCTGCAGGCATAGGCACCATCACGCTGGTGGATGACGACACCGTCGATCTGACCAATCTGCAGCGCCAAATTCTGCACACGACGGAACGTGTTGGTCGACCAAAGGCAGACTCCGGCAAGCAAACACTGGAAGACATCAATCCCAGCATTAATATCGTCGCGTTAAAAGAACGGGTATCAGGTGAACGCTTGAACGAGCTGGTGCGCAATGCGTCTGTCGTGCTCGATTGCAGCGACAACTTTGCAACCCGTCATGCGATCAATCGTGCCTGCGTTGCCAATCGCGTGCCGTTGGTATCGGGTGCTGCGATCAAGTTCGATGGTCAGATCAGCGTGTTCGACCCACGCAGCGGCAACGCACCTTGCTACGCTTGCCTGTTCCCGGAAGATCAGGAATTTGAAGAAGTGAATTGCGGCACCATGGGCGTCTTCGCGCCACTCGTCGGCATCATAGGTAGCATGCAAGCGGCAGAAGCATTGAAGCTGGTCGCAGGAATTGGTGAGTCGCTGGCTAGACGTTTGTTATTGCTGGATGCGCGCACGATGGAATGGAGCAGCATCAAGATCGCACGCAATGCCAATTGCAGCGTGTGTGGGCAAGCACACTAA
- a CDS encoding rhodanese-like domain-containing protein — MKFIIDNIFLIGIVLVSGGALVLHTLQRTGAKVTALQATQIINQGKTLILDVRSAADFAAGHIRDAKNIPLKELKGRVAELEKFKARPVIVVCAKGLQSTKATAQLKKEGFTEATSLLGGLDAWQSQGLPVTK, encoded by the coding sequence GTGAAATTCATCATTGATAACATTTTCCTCATCGGCATCGTACTGGTCTCCGGTGGCGCTTTAGTCCTCCATACCCTGCAACGCACAGGTGCCAAAGTTACTGCATTGCAAGCAACTCAGATCATTAATCAAGGAAAAACGTTGATTCTTGATGTGCGCTCTGCAGCTGATTTCGCTGCCGGCCATATCCGTGATGCGAAAAACATTCCGTTGAAAGAATTGAAAGGCCGCGTGGCTGAATTGGAAAAATTCAAAGCTCGTCCGGTGATTGTTGTCTGTGCCAAGGGCTTGCAATCGACCAAAGCAACCGCACAACTGAAGAAAGAGGGTTTCACCGAAGCCACTAGTTTACTCGGTGGGCTGGATGCTTGGCAATCGCAAGGTTTGCCGGTCACCAAGTAA
- a CDS encoding type IV pili methyl-accepting chemotaxis transducer N-terminal domain-containing protein, with product MNRRHFLHASLLASSTLLVGVYAKADARIVNINDAINKSGRQRMLSQRLAKSYLQIGQSIDLPRSQKIFTLSMALFERQLADLESYAPTPENKATLADLKKTWGRYKEVLITNPPNQQDAKSVMTINEEVLALAHAATLQLEKLSGSTAGHLVNIAGRQRMLSQRMAKFYQAINWGVASSNALVNLAKARDEFLTAMAELSASPKNTLLIKQEITLAQQQWFFFDQALKSSAISNDSKVRFATNVATSSERILETMDKITGLYEQLA from the coding sequence ATGAACAGGCGTCACTTTCTCCATGCCAGCTTACTGGCCAGTTCCACCTTGTTGGTCGGTGTTTATGCAAAGGCCGATGCACGTATAGTCAACATCAACGATGCAATCAATAAATCAGGTCGCCAGCGCATGCTGTCGCAACGTTTGGCCAAATCCTATTTGCAGATCGGGCAGTCCATCGATTTGCCGCGTTCACAGAAAATATTCACGCTATCGATGGCCTTGTTTGAGCGCCAATTGGCCGATCTCGAATCGTACGCACCTACGCCAGAGAACAAGGCAACGCTGGCTGATTTGAAAAAAACGTGGGGACGTTACAAAGAGGTATTGATAACGAATCCACCGAATCAGCAAGACGCCAAATCGGTCATGACGATCAATGAAGAAGTGCTGGCATTGGCGCATGCAGCTACGCTGCAATTGGAAAAATTATCGGGAAGCACGGCCGGACACCTCGTCAATATCGCTGGACGGCAACGCATGCTGTCTCAACGTATGGCGAAATTTTATCAAGCGATCAATTGGGGTGTGGCTTCATCGAATGCCTTGGTTAATCTGGCCAAGGCACGCGATGAATTTTTGACTGCGATGGCAGAATTGTCGGCTTCACCGAAAAATACCTTGCTCATCAAACAGGAAATTACGCTGGCTCAGCAGCAATGGTTTTTCTTCGACCAGGCATTGAAAAGCAGTGCGATCAGCAACGATAGCAAAGTGCGTTTCGCTACCAATGTCGCGACCAGCAGCGAGCGCATACTGGAGACGATGGACAAGATTACTGGCTTGTACGAGCAATTGGCGTGA
- a CDS encoding SH3 domain-containing protein, protein MKWSAPLFSVLFVAVLGTSAAHAVEYKSVGANPAVLYNAPSEKGRKVFVAPRGMPVEVVLTQEGWSKVRDAAGDLAWVEAKTLTAKRNVVVTVANVKLHATADDASATVCTADKGVLLELAAPPSGGWVKLKHRDGQIGFAKVSEVWGE, encoded by the coding sequence ATGAAATGGTCTGCTCCTCTTTTCTCCGTCCTGTTTGTTGCCGTACTGGGCACGAGTGCGGCTCATGCCGTTGAATACAAATCGGTAGGTGCTAATCCTGCGGTCTTGTATAACGCACCATCTGAAAAAGGTCGCAAAGTATTCGTGGCACCGCGCGGTATGCCGGTAGAAGTCGTGTTGACGCAAGAAGGCTGGAGCAAGGTGCGTGACGCCGCTGGCGATCTGGCATGGGTAGAGGCCAAGACACTCACTGCAAAACGCAATGTAGTCGTGACCGTTGCCAACGTTAAATTGCATGCTACTGCGGATGATGCTTCTGCCACAGTATGTACTGCAGACAAAGGTGTGTTGCTGGAGTTGGCTGCCCCACCGTCTGGAGGCTGGGTCAAGCTCAAGCATCGTGATGGTCAAATTGGTTTTGCCAAAGTCAGCGAAGTGTGGGGCGAGTAA
- a CDS encoding response regulator, protein MTQRLLMIEDDQRLASMVATYLNQNGFEVTHSGTAKEGLHQLQQAAATQAFSIVLLDLMLPDADGLDVCRQIRTQPQPLGSMPIVMLTAKGDPMDRVVGLELGADDYIPKPFEPRELLARLRAVLRRQQGVAASNERILRFGRLEIDLDARVIRLDDQEKPVTSYQFNLLAAMADRAGRVLSREQLMDAVKGEPLEAFDRSIDVHIGRLRAAIEDDPKQPKRIITVRGAGYVFAKAQDV, encoded by the coding sequence ATGACCCAACGCCTACTCATGATCGAAGACGACCAGCGCCTAGCCAGCATGGTTGCCACTTACCTGAACCAGAACGGGTTCGAGGTTACGCATAGCGGTACCGCCAAGGAGGGACTGCATCAATTGCAGCAAGCCGCGGCGACGCAAGCGTTTTCCATCGTATTGCTCGATCTGATGCTGCCGGATGCTGACGGACTCGATGTCTGTCGACAAATCCGCACACAACCACAACCACTGGGCTCTATGCCGATAGTCATGTTGACCGCTAAAGGTGACCCTATGGATCGCGTAGTCGGTCTTGAGCTTGGCGCCGACGATTACATACCCAAACCATTTGAGCCACGCGAACTGCTGGCACGCTTGCGTGCCGTCTTGCGCCGCCAACAAGGCGTTGCTGCAAGCAATGAACGCATTTTGCGTTTCGGCCGTTTGGAAATCGATCTGGATGCACGCGTCATACGTCTGGACGATCAAGAGAAGCCTGTTACGTCTTATCAATTCAATCTGCTCGCTGCGATGGCTGATCGCGCCGGGCGTGTTTTATCGCGCGAACAATTGATGGATGCCGTCAAGGGTGAACCGCTGGAAGCATTCGATCGCTCGATCGACGTGCACATCGGCCGTCTGCGTGCAGCCATCGAAGATGACCCAAAACAGCCGAAACGCATCATCACCGTGCGTGGTGCAGGCTATGTATTTGCAAAGGCGCAGGATGTCTGA
- a CDS encoding Spy/CpxP family protein refolding chaperone, protein MNKQTPLNKMTIASVQTASRGRRLMMVGATAAIVSVLSFAGVSYAQEGQAPQTTTQQKHFDHRDKMNPEHAGKRFDRMLSRLVPDATPEQKTKLDAIAKAAFTDLRPLHEQSRAAHAQGLKLLAQSTIDRKAIEQVRQTEQKLADQRSRRMSQAFADAAEVLTPAQRVKAVEQLSKHGPGFGHRFGHGPRHGHGPDRGPGAAPQAPAPAAQ, encoded by the coding sequence ATGAACAAGCAAACCCCACTGAACAAAATGACTATTGCGTCAGTTCAAACTGCATCGCGCGGTCGCCGCTTAATGATGGTCGGTGCAACTGCTGCTATCGTCAGCGTCCTTTCCTTCGCTGGCGTCAGCTACGCACAAGAAGGCCAGGCACCGCAAACCACGACGCAACAAAAACACTTTGACCATCGTGACAAGATGAATCCTGAACATGCAGGAAAACGCTTTGACCGTATGCTGAGCCGTCTGGTACCAGATGCCACACCTGAACAAAAAACAAAGCTTGATGCGATTGCCAAGGCTGCATTCACCGATCTGCGCCCATTGCACGAACAAAGCCGTGCCGCACATGCACAAGGTCTGAAATTGTTGGCACAATCGACCATCGATCGCAAGGCAATCGAACAAGTACGTCAAACCGAGCAAAAACTGGCTGATCAACGTTCGCGTCGCATGAGCCAAGCGTTTGCAGATGCGGCAGAAGTTTTGACGCCAGCACAGCGCGTGAAAGCAGTTGAGCAACTGAGCAAGCACGGTCCTGGCTTCGGTCACCGTTTTGGTCATGGCCCACGTCACGGCCATGGTCCTGACCGCGGCCCAGGCGCTGCTCCACAAGCACCTGCACCAGCCGCTCAGTAA
- a CDS encoding murein hydrolase activator EnvC family protein, translating to MVIGALLATFLAAQPSAHAQKATDRSKQKKVAESERADLRQKLNTLKRSIDKTETAKSYAADALAKSEEAISDAKRTLSDLAQEQRQTEAKLNDLSKQQAALQKIVETQQNQLAKLLREQYIAGNEDRIKLLLSGDNPNRINRELQYMGYVSRAQATLIESLRANLQAIEENQAEVQNAKQELDEIATEARDQHAILQKEKAQRATLLAQLSNKLTAQRKEAGNIERDERRLSSLVDKLAVLIQEQRKAEAAAAEKRRQEQAARAKAAREKRLAQAKTRTTPDNRASNGKISNPDAIEDDEPPAKSMGRNELTPDASVQDGVFAALRGRLHLPVRGDLTAKFGSKRGDGPSWKGLFIRAAEGTDVKAVAAGRVVFAEWLRGFGNLIIVDHGSQYMTIYGNNQSVLKHAGDTVKAGDIIANTGNSGGNEQSGLYFEMRHQGRAFDPLGWVTIR from the coding sequence ATGGTCATCGGCGCTTTGCTGGCCACGTTCTTAGCCGCTCAGCCTAGCGCGCACGCACAAAAAGCCACCGACCGCAGCAAGCAAAAAAAGGTCGCCGAGAGCGAACGCGCCGATCTGCGGCAAAAGCTCAATACGCTTAAACGCAGCATAGACAAGACAGAAACCGCAAAAAGCTATGCCGCCGACGCTTTAGCCAAATCGGAAGAAGCCATTTCCGACGCCAAACGCACCCTGAGCGATCTGGCCCAGGAACAGCGACAAACCGAAGCCAAGCTGAACGACTTATCCAAACAACAAGCCGCGCTGCAAAAAATCGTCGAGACCCAGCAAAACCAGCTCGCCAAACTGCTGCGCGAGCAATACATCGCCGGCAATGAAGACCGCATCAAGCTGCTGCTGTCCGGCGACAACCCGAATCGCATCAATCGTGAGCTGCAATACATGGGCTACGTCTCGCGCGCGCAAGCGACTTTGATCGAATCGCTACGCGCCAATTTGCAAGCCATCGAAGAAAACCAGGCAGAAGTACAAAACGCCAAGCAAGAACTGGATGAAATTGCGACCGAAGCGCGCGATCAGCACGCCATCCTGCAAAAAGAGAAAGCCCAGCGCGCCACCCTGCTCGCACAACTGTCGAACAAACTCACCGCCCAACGCAAGGAAGCCGGCAATATCGAACGCGACGAACGCCGCCTTTCCAGTCTGGTCGACAAACTGGCCGTCCTGATCCAGGAACAGCGCAAGGCTGAAGCCGCAGCGGCAGAAAAACGTCGCCAGGAACAAGCAGCACGCGCCAAGGCGGCCCGAGAAAAACGTCTGGCACAAGCCAAAACCCGCACTACCCCAGACAATCGTGCTTCCAACGGAAAAATTTCCAACCCGGATGCGATTGAAGACGATGAACCGCCAGCTAAATCAATGGGCCGGAATGAACTCACACCCGATGCCAGCGTCCAAGACGGAGTATTTGCAGCTTTGCGTGGACGTTTGCACTTGCCGGTACGTGGCGATCTGACTGCCAAATTCGGTAGCAAGCGCGGCGATGGTCCTAGCTGGAAAGGTCTGTTTATTCGGGCTGCCGAAGGTACGGACGTCAAAGCCGTTGCTGCTGGTCGCGTCGTTTTCGCCGAATGGCTACGTGGATTTGGCAATTTGATCATCGTTGACCACGGCAGCCAATACATGACGATTTACGGTAATAATCAATCCGTGTTGAAACATGCCGGCGATACCGTCAAGGCAGGCGATATCATCGCCAATACAGGTAATAGCGGCGGTAATGAACAATCAGGTTTATACTTTGAAATGCGGCACCAAGGCCGCGCGTTTGACCCACTCGGTTGGGTAACTATTAGGTGA
- the grxC gene encoding glutaredoxin 3, with amino-acid sequence MTAHVVMYSSGVCPYCTMAERLLAAKGIDNIEKIRIDLDPAQRVAMMEKTGRRTVPQIYVGETHVGGFDDLNALERQGKLDALLQSA; translated from the coding sequence ATGACTGCGCATGTAGTGATGTATAGCTCAGGCGTCTGCCCGTATTGCACGATGGCAGAACGCTTGTTGGCGGCCAAAGGCATAGATAATATTGAAAAAATCCGTATCGATCTCGATCCCGCACAACGTGTGGCGATGATGGAGAAGACCGGACGCCGTACTGTGCCGCAAATCTATGTCGGCGAAACCCATGTTGGCGGTTTTGACGACTTGAACGCGCTGGAACGTCAAGGCAAGCTGGATGCCTTGCTGCAAAGCGCGTAA
- a CDS encoding S41 family peptidase, whose amino-acid sequence MGTKLKNIGLVGLGMIAGVIVMGTQLDAMAQKNATGTPLPLEELRQLSEVFGLIKSDYVEPVDDKKLLTEAISGMVSSLDPHSAYLDKKAFKELREGTQGKFVGLGIEVGMEDGYVKVISPIEDSPAYRAGIKAGDLITRLDSTPVKGMTLDEAVKKMRGEPNTKITLTIARKDEDKPIIITITRQEIRVQSVKAKMVEPGYAWLRVSQFQEPTVDDMAKKIAALYAQDPNLKGLVLDLRNDPGGVLPGAIGVSAAFLPKDVVVTSTNGQLPDSKATFYARREFYATRAVGDPLAKLPEALKKIPMVVLVNSGSASASEIVAGALQDYKRATIMGTQTFGKGSVQTIRQLSADTAVKLTTARYYTPNGRSIQAKGIVPDLMVDETADGDGLNGLRLREADLQKHLSNDKDKGPEVHADVDAPAEEARLAALEKKRKPLEFGSADDFQLTQALNHLKGLPVVLSKVKAEAKKEEPSINKPKTEPKAEPKNGDKK is encoded by the coding sequence ATGGGAACGAAACTCAAAAATATCGGACTAGTCGGCTTAGGCATGATTGCCGGCGTGATCGTAATGGGGACACAACTGGATGCGATGGCGCAGAAAAATGCCACCGGTACGCCATTACCACTAGAAGAATTACGTCAGTTATCCGAAGTATTCGGGCTCATCAAATCGGATTACGTAGAACCGGTCGACGACAAGAAGCTGCTGACCGAAGCCATTTCCGGCATGGTCTCCTCACTCGACCCGCACTCCGCCTACCTTGACAAGAAAGCATTCAAGGAATTGCGTGAAGGCACACAAGGCAAGTTTGTTGGCTTGGGTATCGAAGTCGGGATGGAAGACGGTTACGTCAAAGTTATCTCCCCTATTGAAGATTCACCAGCTTATCGCGCCGGTATCAAGGCAGGCGATTTGATCACCCGTCTGGATTCCACGCCTGTCAAAGGCATGACACTGGATGAAGCCGTCAAAAAGATGCGCGGTGAACCCAACACCAAGATCACTCTGACCATCGCCCGCAAGGACGAAGACAAACCTATCATCATCACGATCACACGCCAGGAAATCCGCGTGCAAAGCGTGAAAGCGAAAATGGTAGAACCTGGCTATGCGTGGCTGCGTGTCTCGCAATTCCAGGAACCAACCGTGGATGACATGGCGAAGAAAATCGCTGCACTGTACGCACAAGATCCAAATCTGAAAGGTTTGGTACTCGATCTGCGTAACGATCCGGGTGGCGTGTTGCCAGGCGCCATCGGCGTCTCCGCAGCTTTCCTGCCTAAGGATGTAGTCGTCACTTCCACCAATGGTCAGTTGCCGGACTCCAAGGCAACCTTCTACGCACGTCGCGAATTCTATGCAACGCGCGCAGTCGGCGATCCACTGGCGAAACTGCCGGAAGCATTGAAGAAAATCCCTATGGTCGTGCTGGTCAACTCCGGCTCCGCATCGGCATCTGAAATCGTGGCCGGCGCATTGCAGGATTACAAACGCGCCACCATCATGGGCACACAAACCTTCGGTAAAGGCTCGGTGCAAACCATACGTCAATTGTCTGCCGATACGGCAGTCAAGCTGACTACCGCTCGCTACTACACACCTAACGGCCGCTCGATCCAGGCCAAAGGTATCGTGCCGGATCTGATGGTCGATGAAACAGCAGATGGCGATGGCTTGAATGGCCTGCGTCTGCGTGAAGCGGATTTGCAAAAGCATCTGAGCAACGACAAAGACAAAGGACCTGAAGTCCATGCTGACGTCGATGCTCCGGCAGAAGAAGCGCGCCTCGCTGCGTTGGAGAAAAAACGCAAGCCACTGGAATTCGGCAGCGCGGATGACTTCCAGTTGACGCAAGCCTTGAATCACTTGAAAGGCTTGCCAGTTGTTCTGTCGAAAGTAAAAGCTGAAGCTAAGAAAGAAGAACCTAGCATCAACAAACCGAAAACAGAACCAAAAGCAGAACCGAAAAACGGCGACAAGAAGTAA
- the gpmA gene encoding 2,3-diphosphoglycerate-dependent phosphoglycerate mutase, giving the protein MYKIVLMRHGESTWNLDNRFTGWADVDLTEKGRTEAKHAGKLLREAGFTFDLAYSSVLKRAIRTMWLTLDEMDLMWIPVVCDWHLNERHYGALQGMNKAETATKFGADQVMTWRRSYDIPPDPLDPADPRTSYDDPRYANLKREEIPLAECLKDTLIRVEPYWKNTIVPSILAGKQIVISAHGNSLRALIKILDEISDEDIVSLNIPNGRPIVYELDENLKPIRHYYLGDQASLDAAVKAAASHGQTA; this is encoded by the coding sequence ATGTATAAAATCGTATTGATGCGTCACGGCGAGTCCACATGGAACCTCGATAACCGCTTTACCGGCTGGGCTGATGTCGATCTGACAGAAAAAGGTCGTACCGAAGCCAAACATGCCGGCAAATTGCTGCGTGAAGCAGGCTTTACGTTCGATCTCGCTTATTCCTCCGTCCTCAAACGTGCTATCCGCACCATGTGGCTAACGCTGGACGAAATGGATTTGATGTGGATACCGGTCGTCTGCGACTGGCATCTGAACGAACGCCATTACGGCGCCCTGCAAGGCATGAACAAGGCGGAAACCGCCACCAAGTTCGGTGCAGATCAAGTCATGACATGGCGTCGCAGCTACGATATCCCGCCTGATCCACTGGATCCGGCCGATCCGCGGACATCGTACGACGACCCGCGCTACGCCAATCTGAAGCGCGAAGAAATTCCGTTGGCAGAATGCCTGAAAGACACGTTGATCCGCGTCGAGCCGTATTGGAAAAACACTATCGTGCCATCCATACTCGCAGGCAAACAGATCGTCATTTCGGCGCATGGCAACAGCTTGCGCGCCTTGATCAAGATACTGGACGAGATCAGCGATGAGGATATCGTCAGCCTGAACATCCCGAATGGCCGCCCTATCGTGTACGAACTGGATGAGAACCTGAAACCTATCCGTCACTACTATCTGGGCGATCAAGCATCGTTGGACGCGGCCGTCAAAGCTGCTGCCAGCCACGGGCAAACTGCCTAA
- a CDS encoding cupin domain-containing protein, protein MALPHATSGQLIDIRPLGTRISSAVSNALFKTPQLELMRLVLPRGKGMPEHKVPGAVTIQCLEGSIELHAHQATQILRAGELVYLAGGEPHSLHALEDSSVLLTLLLQH, encoded by the coding sequence ATGGCTCTACCGCACGCAACATCTGGCCAATTGATCGACATACGCCCACTCGGCACGCGCATCTCCAGCGCCGTCTCGAACGCCCTGTTTAAAACACCCCAACTTGAATTGATGCGCTTGGTACTCCCGCGTGGCAAAGGCATGCCTGAGCACAAGGTGCCCGGCGCTGTCACAATTCAATGTCTGGAAGGCTCTATCGAATTACACGCGCATCAGGCTACGCAAATCTTGCGCGCTGGTGAATTGGTCTATCTGGCAGGCGGCGAACCGCACTCCCTGCATGCGCTGGAAGACTCGTCGGTTTTATTGACACTGCTATTGCAGCATTGA
- a CDS encoding NAD(P)H-dependent glycerol-3-phosphate dehydrogenase, giving the protein MNISILGAGAWGTALAMSLADRHSVVLWGRDAAVMQDAETRRENSTYLPGFRFPDSLSVSSDLAAAIAHVGSDGLLLVATSLSGLRPLATQLKSYAIPNLVWLCKGFEEKTHLLPHQIVHEILGNDIPAGALSGPSFAQEVARGLPCALAIASDNAALRERVVSVMHGQTIRIYSTDDLIGVEVGGAVKNILAIATGIIDGLGLGLNARAALITRGLAEITRFGVALGGRVETFMGLAGVGDLILTCTGDLSRNRKVGLGLAQDKKLDQIVRELGHVAEGVRCAQAVRGLAAEHGVDMPITNAVAGVLFEDDSPREMVKRLLSRDSRDETAA; this is encoded by the coding sequence ATGAATATCTCAATACTTGGCGCAGGCGCATGGGGCACTGCCTTGGCGATGTCGCTGGCTGATCGCCATTCCGTTGTGCTGTGGGGGCGTGATGCCGCCGTCATGCAGGATGCGGAAACGCGTCGCGAGAATTCAACTTATTTGCCAGGATTTCGTTTTCCAGACAGCTTGTCTGTGAGTTCGGATCTAGCCGCAGCGATTGCGCATGTTGGATCGGATGGCTTGTTGCTGGTTGCGACTTCGCTGTCTGGCTTGCGGCCGCTGGCGACGCAATTGAAGTCGTATGCGATTCCAAACTTGGTTTGGTTATGCAAAGGCTTCGAGGAAAAAACGCATCTATTACCGCATCAAATCGTGCATGAAATATTGGGTAACGATATTCCTGCCGGTGCTTTATCCGGCCCGTCTTTTGCACAGGAAGTAGCACGCGGTTTGCCATGTGCATTGGCGATAGCCTCCGATAATGCGGCATTGCGTGAGCGTGTTGTCAGCGTAATGCACGGACAGACTATTCGCATTTATTCGACTGACGATTTGATCGGGGTCGAAGTTGGCGGCGCAGTCAAAAATATCCTTGCGATTGCCACCGGTATTATCGATGGCCTGGGATTGGGCTTGAATGCACGTGCGGCACTGATTACGCGCGGCTTGGCAGAAATTACACGCTTCGGTGTTGCGCTGGGCGGCCGTGTGGAAACCTTCATGGGTTTGGCTGGTGTCGGCGATTTGATTTTGACCTGTACTGGCGATTTGTCGCGTAATCGCAAGGTCGGTTTGGGTTTGGCGCAGGACAAGAAGTTGGATCAAATCGTGCGCGAGCTAGGTCATGTGGCAGAAGGTGTGCGTTGCGCGCAAGCCGTGCGTGGATTGGCGGCTGAGCATGGTGTGGATATGCCGATTACCAATGCTGTTGCCGGTGTATTGTTTGAAGATGACTCGCCACGTGAGATGGTGAAGCGCTTGCTGTCACGTGATTCGCGTGACGAGACTGCGGCCTGA
- the secB gene encoding protein-export chaperone SecB, with amino-acid sequence MADENLQPVFQIQRVYLKDLSLEQPNSPAIFLEQEQPSIEVAVDVGAQPLAEGIFESSVTITVTAKINDKIAFLVEGKQAGIFEIRNIPDEQLDPLLGIGCPNVIYPYLRANIADAITRAGFPPVHLSEINFEVFYQQRLEALAQQQADSSSGIVMADGSAARH; translated from the coding sequence ATGGCTGACGAAAATCTGCAACCTGTATTCCAGATCCAACGTGTTTACCTGAAGGATCTGTCGCTCGAACAACCGAATTCCCCAGCTATTTTCCTGGAACAGGAACAACCTTCGATCGAAGTCGCGGTTGATGTTGGTGCGCAGCCACTGGCTGAAGGTATTTTTGAATCGTCCGTGACCATCACGGTAACGGCCAAGATCAATGACAAGATTGCCTTCCTGGTAGAAGGCAAGCAAGCCGGTATTTTTGAAATTCGTAATATCCCGGACGAACAACTCGATCCATTGCTTGGCATCGGTTGCCCGAACGTGATCTACCCGTACTTGCGTGCCAATATCGCGGATGCAATTACGCGCGCTGGTTTCCCGCCTGTACATCTGTCGGAAATCAATTTCGAAGTGTTCTATCAGCAACGTCTGGAAGCCTTGGCGCAACAGCAAGCTGACAGCAGCTCTGGCATCGTAATGGCCGACGGTTCGGCAGCAAGACACTAA